The Aedes aegypti strain LVP_AGWG chromosome 1, AaegL5.0 Primary Assembly, whole genome shotgun sequence sequence GAGGTTGAAGGTTAAAGTTGATAAATCCGGTAGTTTCTACGAATAGACAGTAATTTTATAAACtatttgtttaaggtgaagatgtatcGAAGCCATGCATCAAAATTTCTAGAGCAGACACGCGAAGACACGGATGAGTCCACCTGGAAAACATAGTACAGATGTTGGCCTTTCTAATGCACGTAATtttgtttgcaactttttgcaacttttcgagATATATTAGTGtgaaaaaggtgaattttccccaatgaaatgcttataactcatagaaaaaatgaagaTATTGTCTTGtgtgttcagcaaagttttgtattttgaaaatataaacatagTCCTAGAACATTGTAAGCCATGAAAATCGCTACGAAAAAAGTTAAGTGagtatttgtacttttgaagtggtttttatatgaaaatcgctataaattgtttattttaatagatagagttaaagtgtcttcgacaacttttcttcatttaacaattccaacagctttgtcgaagacaccaaatgctTTTAACGACAAActgagaaaataaaaattttataaaaattatgagtaaattaatcaaaaatttgtaaatgtcAAAAGTTGCTGCTTAACATATGCattaactttgccgaatatagtATGCCAATATTTTCACTCTTTGATACTGAAAAAGCTGATGATCGTGTTTTTTGGGTTTCAAACCACTgtgaaatcgtatgcagaatgaagggaccgaagcaattatcgacatagggagagatttcgagatgtagaacatcgagatgtggagagtcgactgtataataTTAGCAGAGGTACTAGTCGTATTGCCGCAAGAAATTCACGAAAGACTTAGAAATATCCTTAATTAACTTCCTAGTCGGATTATCTGataaattcttcttcttgtggttccattttgttttcttggttccttTTTGGTCTGTTCTTGTTCTCTTTTTCTGTTTTTATTCCCATTtggtcttttttttttgaggcaTGGGGTCTCTAAAATTacttagtcgctaccagccgcccgagatgggatttgatcccaggtcctcggcattTAAGGTATGTGCTCTAATCAGTATGCCAGATCCGGAAGacactcctggaagaatacctgaAAGTTTGTCTGTGGAGGAACTttgggagaaatttctggaggaactcctagaggaattcgtGGAAAAAATCCTCTTGTAAAAACTCCTAAcagaatacctggagaaatatctgatcCTGAACGAATTGCTGGAATTGCTTAAGGAACTCTTGTAGGAACTTCTGGGATATCTTCTGGACACATTTTCGGAAACTCGTAGCGGaatttctagagtaatttctggacgaattcctcttgaaggaactcctaaacgAATACCTAtaaaaactcctgaagaaatacctgaaggcaatctttggaaaattcctgatcaaactcctggaggaattcgtgaaggaatttctggagaaatatctgaagaaacccttggaggaatttcttaagcaacctatggtggaattcctaataaccagtagcgcaaccaggatttggatctagggggggttttgtgaaCCTGAAGATAATGTGTTTTTTTGGAAAGCAACAcggatgtaaaaaaaaattctaacagaaaaactaaaaatatttctAGATTAACATTAAAGAAAAACCATAACAACATATGCAAAATTGAGCTTTTCTCGTCCACCCtgcacatcattttttttttttggtgaaatcagcaatattttgctgaaattttccaAGCTGATATGTTCAGAAAATCAAGTTGCTGAGTTGCAGTAGAAACCTGCTGATTACTTAGCGTTCTGATCTAAATATCAGGAAATCTGTTCTCTGAAAATGTCAGATCGacaaatttcagcaaaaaataGTAATTTGGTGTGTTGGCATACATTTTCATATTAATTTACAACGCTACTCAAATCAAATCTGTTGTGCCTGGTGGAATTTTACAGAAGTTTCTCGAAATACGTTCGGATTCCAATAAAAATTTCGTTCGCAATATTCTAATACGTTTAAATCTACATTTTTCGAAGTTTGCTCGAAAGTTTATCCAGGCTACATTTGGATGCACGCACATAATTGGCGTGATAGCGTTCAATCACTATTCATCTGTCATGTTCCTTACATATGTTTATCAGACGAATCAGTTCGATTATTAGACAGCATTGCagatattgaaacatttttagaTTGTAAACGGAAATTTGTGGTTTTACAGCATAGCAACGGAACTACGATCTCCCTTTATCTttcctgaaatttttatttgtgaTCATTAAAAACTATGGAATTGCTTTTCCGTAAATTCGCTTACTCTCTGGAGGTGATAAAATTCGGCCAAATGTTGAGGCagcttgaaaatttttcataacatcGAATTTTGAATCAATCAGCTGTTCAAACGGTCTCGATATGCACACGTATCAgcatgtttgtttgacaaacttctcttaaaaataaaaccctgaaaaatcgagaaaagtaaggtttttttttactcttTTATGGTTTTTAAATTAGAAAGCCACAACTTAGAATAACATTATTGTTAATACAACTTACTGTCCAGTATTTGTGCATTTTAGTGTTGAATTTCAACAATGTATTTgataattcttaaaaaaaattctgctctgggggggggggggggggctgggGTTGACCctcaaaacccccccttggttgcgccactgctaATAACTAATAATGGAATTTATGGGACAAAaccatgaggaattcctggtgaatcTCCTGGTAGAAACtgttggaaaaattcctaaccgaactccttgagaaattccttatttcttgaagaaatttccggagaaagcCCTGGATGAATTTATGAAGAAACTCCTTAAGAAATTTCGAGttagttttttttaggaattcctgtattcctgaaggaatttttgcaaCATAAAAGAACTCCTAGTTGAATCTTGACAGAGCTCCTGGAGATACTCCAatgggaactcctgatggagtatgatagaactctggaggaatttatgtagGAGCTTCTAGTGGAATAGgataacgactgtttattttgttctcaaacgctaacagttggcgccagcggcaaaattacagacaacaacctttcgaacattcagtttctcttaccggccgccgagcggcgacactgatgtttgtattcccctcactgatcacgctacgctggattctcaaatttctcaaactttcaacacaagcgcatggaagaatggtagtcgcagaactgtcaaaacgtatgtaaaataatgaaaatcgtaaattgcttgcaattaggaaactgaatcaaaaaagtagtgattagaaatcaagtgtaaagtgaatacataactttttgtgtttagttcatcttccgtggtgctttctttgcttcaggatttcgtttttactatcattgaaaaagagccatctattgccttttcagttttgaatatctccctattcctgaaggaactcctggaggaattccttaaggaacccCTGGTGGAATTACTGGATAAGCCGCTTGTGGAAATTCTGGGGAACTCTGGGACGAATTCCCGGATGTACTTATGAACGAActcatggtggaattcctgtagaaatccatgaaaaaatctcttgGTGGAATTCCACAAGGTACTACCGGAGGAAATTCTTGTTAAATTCTTAAATTATCTTCTAACGGAACTTCTGGGTGAATTTTTGGAACAAGTTCTGGGggaatttctgaacaaattcctggaagaatttctgaagaaacatctgaaggaaatctgagacgatttgctgaaggaactcctgaagaaatcactggaggaacttggcaggaatttctggaaactaCTAGTagaatttctcgagaaattcctCTTAGgaggaacttttggaaaaatacttatAGAAACTCTGAGAcgaattcctgaatgaaatcTTGGAGAATAcatggataaatttctgaaggaattcctgaagaaattcttgaaggattttctgaagaaatatctaaaggaactactgaagaaattttccaaagaacttCATGGTAGAATTACAGAAAGAACCTCTTGCGCAATACATGGGGAaacttctggtggaattcctgggagaaacctttgaggaatttcatggaaaacttctagagaattcctcaagaaacttCTGGTAGAACTCCTCCAGCAACTCCTTAAAAAATTTTCAAGGTacacctggaagaatttctagaggaatctttggataaatttctgaagaaactcctgaggaatgtttagaatattttttaggaattcttcctaaTTCCTGTTGGAATTCCAGTAGCCTGAGGAAACTCCTGGGGAAATTCTTATAGGATCacctagaaaaattcctgaatgaattcctggatgatTTTCCCGTAGTGGAAGTCCTGgataaactcctggaggaatttttgggcaacacctgaagaatttctgaaggaattctcaaaggaactcaaataaaatttttttgtgGTGCTTCTGGATGAGTTTCTAGAGTtatttcttttggattttttggaggaaattctggaggaattcctgaatgatcCCCGGAATGAATTCCAGGAGGTactcttgaagaaattactgaaggaactcctagagaaattactgtaggaaCTTGGGTAGGAACtgttggagaaacttctggataaatttttaaaaacatctgcaagaattctagagtattttctggaaaaatttcttgaatgaACTCCTAACGGAATTTCGTCAATGAAATGCCAAACATGTTCTTATTAAGTAATACCCATCTttcttttctctttctcccCCAGTCCCGTTACTACTCGACCAAATTCGCCCCACCCAAGAAGGAATCCAAGGACAAGAAACTGTCGGCTAACATCCAGAAGTTCCTCGCCAAAAAAGAAGAGGAAGAACGCCAGAAGGCCCTGGAGGAGAAACGCAAACGCGATGAGTTGATGGCCAAGCGGGACCCCAAGGCGAAGAAGAAGATCGAAAAGATGCTGAAGGTCATCAAATCGGCAAACAAATCGGTGCTGGACGATGCCATCGATCAGAACGACACGGCCGTCACGTTGCAAGGTCCGGAACAGCCGGACGAAGACGATTATGGTTACACGTCTAATGTGGCGTCCCAACTCTACCAGCAGCTGATGGACAAGTACAAGAACACTCCGGAGGAGAAGAAGTTCAAGGACGGCTCCAAACGGGTCATGTCCAAAGAGGATATGGAACGCGCAAAGGCACGAGTGAAAGATGCCTTGAACCGGGTTGAGGAGGAAGAGAATGCTCCTAGGACTAGGAAGCGGAAAGATGCTGGGGAAGGAAGTACCCGGACGAGGAAAGTGCAAGTGGTAGTAGCAAAAAGCTGGTCGGTCCGGATAGGTATGATCCGGAGGAGGAACGACGGAAAGAAGCAGAAGCGAAGGCGAAGGAGGAAGCTGCCAAGAAGAAAGCACGAAGACCTGCGGGACCTGCTCCACCGGATTTTGCCACGTTGCTCAAATTGGCCGAGCAGAAACAGATGGAACCGGTAAAGGTAGAGGTCCCAGTAGTAGAAAAGAAAAAAGAACCGGAACGTCTCATGACTAAGAAAGAGAAGAAAGAGTACGAAGAACGCCAAGCTTATCTAGAGCAGAAAAGGATTCGGGATCGAATACGAAACGATCCTCGTCTTTCGGAGAAGGAGCGACAGATCAAATTGGCACAGTACGATGCAATCAAAGCTGGGAAGGTTCCACCATCTGCCGGGGCCAACAAACCCGGACCAACTAGTACAAATGTGATGACACCAAATGGGCGTATTCCAAAGCTGAACTCGTCCGCCGGATCTTCTGAGAAGCCATCAACGGCGTCTCCAAAGCCAACATCATCCAGTTCCAGTTCCAAGCCTTCCTCTTCCTCCCGACCAGACGAAAAACGGACGTTCCCGCAGAAAACCTCTGCCGAGGCAGCGTCCGCCAAGAGCAAACTCGAAGCGGCTCTCACAGCATCCAGGAAGCCTCCCAGCAGCGCACAATCCTCTTCCGCCTCCAGGGAACCATCTAGCATTAAAAAACCAGTTCCATCGTCTCAACAGAATGGCGCTGCGAAAATCTCATCCACCGCGAAACCATCACCACAATCTTCAGCAAAACCCACGCCTTCATCAACGGCCAATGGCCAAAAAACCAGACCATTCCCGCCGGCGGACGTACCTCAGAAGACCCGCCAATTCCCGCCACCAGACGTGCAGAAAACGCGCCAATTCCCACCGCCGGATGTGCAAAAAACACGCCAGTTCCCACCTCCGGATGTGATGCGGAAACGACCGCTGGATGCCCGTGGCAAACCATCCTCGTCGGCCCCGATGAAGAAACGCCGCCCCGTCATCGAGGACAGCGACAGCGAGTACGACTCGGAAATGGACGATTTCATCGACGATGGCGACGAGGAGATGGACTACTCGTCCCAGATCAAGGCCATCTTCGGGTA is a genomic window containing:
- the LOC5573409 gene encoding LOW QUALITY PROTEIN: protein SPT2 homolog (The sequence of the model RefSeq protein was modified relative to this genomic sequence to represent the inferred CDS: deleted 2 bases in 1 codon) produces the protein MDFGKLLSVAQRNATNSEQKSSESRYYSTKFAPPKKESKDKKLSANIQKFLAKKEEEERQKALEEKRKRDELMAKRDPKAKKKIEKMLKVIKSANKSVLDDAIDQNDTAVTLQGPEQPDEDDYGYTSNVASQLYQQLMDKYKNTPEEKKFKDGSKRVMSKEDMERAKARVKDALNRVEEEENAPRTRKRKDAGEGSTRTRKVQVVVAKLVGPDRYDPEEERRKEAEAKAKEEAAKKKARRPAGPAPPDFATLLKLAEQKQMEPVKVEVPVVEKKKEPERLMTKKEKKEYEERQAYLEQKRIRDRIRNDPRLSEKERQIKLAQYDAIKAGKVPPSAGANKPGPTSTNVMTPNGRIPKLNSSAGSSEKPSTASPKPTSSSSSSKPSSSSRPDEKRTFPQKTSAEAASAKSKLEAALTASRKPPSSAQSSSASREPSSIKKPVPSSQQNGAAKISSTAKPSPQSSAKPTPSSTANGQKTRPFPPADVPQKTRQFPPPDVQKTRQFPPPDVQKTRQFPPPDVMRKRPLDARGKPSSSAPMKKRRPVIEDSDSEYDSEMDDFIDDGDEEMDYSSQIKAIFGYDKSRYRDEDFDDREMESTFAQQMREEFISKKIGLMEDLEDMRMEEEEKRMKALKKKQAAKRK